In the Arachis ipaensis cultivar K30076 chromosome B10, Araip1.1, whole genome shotgun sequence genome, one interval contains:
- the LOC107624310 gene encoding COP9 signalosome complex subunit 1-like, with amino-acid sequence MNLKALQMAYNEIKKGENTQLMREVAQKINGRLGPSYELDSAWCDVVDHRAEQKKEKLDNELNAYRTNLIKESIRMGYNDFGDFYYAHGQLGVLDKLVDLTRLFSF; translated from the exons ATGAATCTTAAGGCGCTGCAAATGGCGTACAACGAGATCAAGAAGGGAGAGAACACGCAGCTGATGAGGGAGGTGGCGCAGAAGATTAATGGGAGGTTAGGGCCCAGCTACGAGCTCGATTCGGCGTGGTGCGACGTGGTGGATCATAGGGCGGAGCAGAAGAAGGAGAAGCTCGATAACGAGCTCAATGCGTATAGG ACAAACTTGATCAAAGAAAGCATAAGAATGGGATACAATGATTTTGGAGACTTCTACTATGCTCATGGTCAATTGGGGGTTCTAGATAAATTAGTTGACTTGACTCGATTGTTTTCTTTCTGA